The following are encoded together in the Humulus lupulus chromosome 5, drHumLupu1.1, whole genome shotgun sequence genome:
- the LOC133779237 gene encoding uncharacterized protein LOC133779237: MAGQNRLMELNKLDEFRNEAYENARIYKENSKAFHDKLILRKDFQPGDKVLLFNSRLKLFPGKLKSRWPGPYTVVASLPYGAVQVHSKKMGHFKVNGQRLKHYLEDPVEKCKFVVILEPL, encoded by the coding sequence ATGGCGGGACAAAATAGGCTTATGGAGTTAAACAAGCTTGATGAATTTcgaaatgaagcttatgagaatgcAAGGATTTATAAAGAGAATTCGAAGGCCTTTCATGATAAGCTGATACTAAGGAAGGATTTTCAACCAGGAGATAAAGTGCTGCTATTTAATTCAAGACTTAAGCTCTTTCCTGGTAAATTGAAGTCGAGATGGCCAGGACCATACACGGTAGTTGCTTCACTTCCTTATGGAGCAGTACAAGTTCATAGTAAGAAGATGGGACActttaaggtgaatggtcagagattgaagcattaTTTGGAGGACCCGGTGGAAAAATGCAAGTTCGTGGTGATTTTGGAACCactttga